The following are encoded in a window of Mycolicibacterium tusciae JS617 genomic DNA:
- a CDS encoding SDR family NAD(P)-dependent oxidoreductase has protein sequence MTGALDGKVAVVTGTSRGVGVGIAHELLRAGATVVGCSRSALDALPGTSDDADWASRSSQLVCDQGDLHSIDAFITDVVDTHGRLDILVNNAGGTVPAPHVEDIPELVSRIQGAPRSDDDYERTALFHQFAIQMNLISPMWFAIRASRQMLTQDGTGCIINISSGAGHPAGSPTLVSYGAAKSGLNHLTRSLAQEWGPKIRVNCIALGPTITENFRSFVLPKDDPTGSKYFAAVPMRRGGEPDEVGRVCVFLASGAADFVNGTTIEADGGMLPGVLYDAGLKTITDLL, from the coding sequence ATGACCGGCGCACTGGACGGCAAGGTCGCTGTGGTCACGGGAACCAGTCGCGGCGTTGGCGTCGGCATCGCGCACGAACTGCTGCGCGCCGGGGCCACTGTCGTCGGATGCTCACGGTCTGCACTGGATGCGTTGCCGGGTACCTCAGACGATGCGGACTGGGCGTCTCGTTCATCTCAATTGGTCTGCGATCAAGGCGATCTCCACTCGATCGATGCCTTCATCACTGACGTCGTCGACACCCATGGCCGCCTGGACATCCTGGTCAACAACGCAGGCGGAACAGTCCCTGCTCCGCACGTCGAGGACATCCCCGAACTCGTCTCCCGAATCCAGGGCGCGCCGCGCAGCGACGACGACTACGAACGCACGGCGTTGTTCCACCAGTTCGCCATCCAGATGAACCTGATCAGCCCGATGTGGTTCGCGATCCGCGCCAGCCGCCAGATGCTCACCCAGGACGGCACCGGCTGCATCATCAACATCTCCAGCGGTGCGGGCCATCCCGCAGGGTCACCGACGCTGGTCTCCTACGGTGCGGCCAAGAGCGGCCTGAATCACCTCACCCGGTCGCTCGCGCAGGAGTGGGGCCCGAAAATCCGGGTGAACTGTATTGCGTTGGGACCCACGATCACCGAGAACTTCCGGTCGTTCGTCTTGCCGAAAGATGATCCGACGGGCAGCAAGTACTTCGCCGCGGTGCCCATGCGCAGGGGAGGGGAACCGGACGAGGTCGGACGCGTGTGCGTGTTCCTGGCCTCGGGGGCGGCGGATTTCGTCAACGGCACGACCATCGAAGCCGACGGAGGGATGCTGCCAGGAGTCTTGTACGACGCCGGCCTGAAGACGATCACCGATCTCTTGTAG
- a CDS encoding SDR family NAD(P)-dependent oxidoreductase: MSDFADKYGPWAIVIGASDGCGALFAERLAREGLDVVLVARREHVLQEVAAGIAERTGAATTTLAVDLTDPDAARTIIEATADIEIGMLVYCAGADPNYQPFLANPVSAAEALLQRNCLVPMRLCHHYAGMMVERGRGGIVNFSSGAALAGGPNMVAYAGTKAFDMVFTEGLWAELHDKGVDVLCLLLGKTDTPALRQLEYSRGQIASLDDIPPGAIPAEDVIDEAFDNLTNGPTLMVGDMMRMAEEVFKTLSRNDAVKMVSQAGAQAMGSDGEH; the protein is encoded by the coding sequence ATGAGCGACTTCGCCGACAAGTACGGCCCCTGGGCGATCGTCATCGGTGCGTCCGACGGGTGTGGCGCACTGTTCGCCGAGCGGCTGGCGCGCGAGGGCTTGGATGTGGTCCTGGTCGCACGTCGCGAACACGTGCTGCAAGAGGTGGCCGCCGGTATCGCCGAACGCACCGGAGCGGCGACCACAACGCTCGCCGTCGACCTGACCGACCCCGACGCCGCACGGACGATCATCGAGGCCACCGCCGATATCGAGATCGGCATGCTGGTGTATTGCGCAGGCGCAGACCCGAATTACCAACCCTTTCTTGCCAACCCGGTCTCCGCAGCGGAGGCGCTACTGCAGCGCAACTGTTTGGTTCCGATGCGGCTGTGTCATCACTACGCAGGCATGATGGTCGAACGCGGCCGTGGCGGCATCGTCAACTTCAGCTCCGGCGCAGCGCTGGCCGGCGGGCCGAACATGGTTGCCTACGCCGGCACCAAGGCCTTCGACATGGTCTTCACCGAAGGGCTGTGGGCCGAACTCCACGACAAGGGTGTCGACGTGCTGTGCCTGTTGCTGGGCAAGACTGACACCCCGGCGTTGCGGCAGCTTGAATACAGCCGAGGACAGATCGCCTCGCTCGACGACATTCCGCCCGGCGCCATTCCGGCTGAAGACGTCATCGACGAAGCATTCGACAATCTCACCAACGGTCCTACGCTCATGGTGGGGGACATGATGCGGATGGCCGAAGAGGTGTTCAAGACGCTCAGTCGCAATGATGCAGTCAAGATGGTCAGTCAGGCAGGCGCGCAAGCCATGGGATCGGATGGAGAGCACTAG
- a CDS encoding LLM class flavin-dependent oxidoreductase, with protein MFTLRFDMRAPSIGASPTELYAAASDMAAWAETQGCVAAVLCEHHCADDGYLPSPLLLGSAIAARTEQLMLNLVIILPFYDVARLAEDMSVLDHISAGRASYVFGIGYRQEEFDHFGLSLSDRGRLADEKLGQLRRLLSGEEVIHEGRRMRVTPQPRNPGGPMMMWGGASLAAARRAGRNGLGLLANGAVPGLRDAYEEACRQNGYEPGFVLIPERETATNCFVAEDVDAAWDEIGKYLLHDALAYSEWNPDNTVSANITTAKTVDELRASSRTHVILSMDEAAKRVADGEVMNLSPLCGGMPPELAWRYLKRFAELP; from the coding sequence ATGTTCACGCTCCGGTTCGACATGAGAGCACCGTCGATCGGAGCGTCTCCGACCGAACTCTATGCTGCGGCCAGCGACATGGCGGCGTGGGCGGAGACGCAGGGGTGTGTCGCAGCCGTGCTGTGCGAACACCATTGCGCCGATGACGGTTATCTGCCGTCGCCGCTGCTGCTCGGATCGGCGATCGCCGCCCGCACTGAACAGCTGATGCTGAACCTCGTGATCATCCTGCCGTTCTACGACGTCGCCCGGCTGGCCGAGGACATGTCGGTGCTGGACCACATCAGCGCGGGTCGCGCGAGCTACGTGTTCGGGATCGGTTACCGCCAAGAGGAATTCGACCACTTCGGGCTCTCCTTGTCGGACCGCGGTCGGCTCGCCGATGAGAAGCTCGGCCAACTGCGCCGCCTGCTCTCCGGCGAGGAAGTCATCCACGAAGGCCGGCGGATGAGGGTGACACCCCAGCCGCGCAATCCCGGCGGCCCCATGATGATGTGGGGCGGTGCGAGCCTGGCGGCGGCACGCCGTGCGGGCCGAAACGGTCTGGGCCTGTTGGCCAACGGCGCCGTGCCGGGCTTGCGAGACGCCTACGAAGAAGCGTGCCGCCAGAACGGCTACGAGCCGGGCTTCGTTCTGATACCCGAACGTGAAACTGCCACGAATTGCTTTGTGGCAGAGGATGTCGATGCGGCATGGGACGAGATCGGCAAGTATCTGCTTCACGACGCCTTGGCCTACTCGGAGTGGAATCCCGACAACACCGTGTCCGCCAACATCACCACCGCCAAGACAGTCGACGAATTACGAGCTTCGTCGCGGACACATGTGATTCTGTCGATGGACGAGGCCGCCAAACGTGTCGCCGACGGCGAAGTCATGAATCTCTCCCCGCTGTGTGGCGGGATGCCCCCTGAGCTCGCGTGGCGCTACCTGAAGCGCTTCGCCGAACTTCCCTAG